GACTTTGAGTCGCTGCGCAGAATATGGTCGTATGCGCATTAGCGGCGGCCAATTGCCTCACCCAGAATTGGAGCGCTTCTAATGAGCCACTCCGATCCAAAAATCAATGCATTCCGCGAGCAAATTCTCAATGCAGCTAAGAATAAAACCCCGCTCTCGATTGAGGGCGGCGGTACAAAATCTTGGTACGGCAATCCGAATGGCTATACCAAACTAGACACACGTGGCTACTCAGGAATTTTGGAATACCAACCAGAAGAATTGGTCATCACTGCTTGTGCCGGAACTCCACTAAAGGAAATTGAAGCAGCCCTCAAAGAAAAGAATCAGGTACTTGCTTTTGAGCCGCCTCATTTCGGCGAGAATGCAACCTTTGGCGGGGCAATTGCCGCCGGCCTTGCTGGTCCAGGACGCATCACTGTGGGTAACTTCCGTGACTTTGTATTGGGCGCTCGCATTATTGATGGCAAAGGCCAAGACCTTTCCTTTGGCGGCAAGGTAATGAAGAACGTAGCGGGATATGACGTCTCTCGTTTGCTGCCTGGCTCCTTGGGAACCCTTGCTCTTCTGTTAGAAGCATCAGTCAAGGTGCTGCCTAAACCTGCTGCGACCGCAACTTTACGTTGTCAGATCTCTCAAGAGAAAGCCCTCAAGATCTTGAATGAATGGGCGGGACAGCCATTACCTCTATCTGCAAGCTGTTGGATTGGTTCATCTAAAGGTGGAGATGGGGAGTTAACTTTCCGTCTCGCTGGTGCAGCAGCTGCTGTAAAGGCTGCAATTCCTCTCATGAGTTCTTTAGTGATGGCCACTGAGCTTAATCCTGAAGCTGCAGAACATTTCTGGAATGATTTGCGTGAGCAAAAACTTTCTGCATTTGCCAATCTAGGTGCCGATCAAACGCTTTATCGCTTAGCACTCCCTGCAGCCAGTGGGCCAATTACTATCAGTGGTGCCTCAGATGGGATTGTTCTGGAGTGGCATGGTCAACAACGTTGGATTACAGCGCCTGGTAATGAGGCTACCTTTAAAGCTATCAAGGCCATTGCTAATTCCCATGGCGGACATGCAACTCGCTTTAGACAGGGCGCCAATGTAGACCCTAGCAATCAGCGCTTTACTTTGTTATCAGAGCAGACTCACTCCTTTGCCCTTGAGGCAGTGCAAGAGCGCCTAAGATCAGCTTTTGATCCTGCAGGTGTATTCGCTACTAAACGTCTTCCATAAGTATTTCTATGCAAACTCAACTCGCTCCTCAATTTGCCAACACGCCGGAAGGTATCGAGGCAGCCCGCATTCTGGGCAAATGTGTTCACTGTGGTTTTTGTACGGCCACCTGCCCTACCTATCAAATACTAGGCGATGAGTTAGATGGGCCTCGCGGACGCATCTATCTAATTAAGCAGATCGCCGAAGGGCAGGCACCCACTGAAAAGACTCGCTTGCATTTAGATCGCTGTTTAACATGTCGCAATTGCGAGAGTACTTGCCCGAGCGGTGTTCAATACGGCAACTTAATAGACATAGGTCGCAAGTGGGCAGAAGACAATACGCCTGAGCGCCCAATCGGCCAACGCTTGACCCGTTGGGCCCTAAAAGAAGGTTTAACTAAGCCCGCTTTATTTAATACAGCAATGACTCTAGGTCGTTTAGTACGCCCATTGATGCCAAGCGGTATCAAACGCAAGATCCCACTGACTGTAAATAAAGCATTGGCTAATTCCACCGATGCTTATGCAAGACCCACTGCAGCTCATCAGCGCAAAATGGTTTTGCTAGAGGGTTGTGTTCAGCCTGGCATGCTCCCGAATATCAATTCAGCAACAGCGCGTGTGCTTAACGCGTTAAAGATTCAAATGATTAGCGCGCCCAATGCCACTTGCTGTGGAGCACTACGCTATCACCTTAATGATCAAGCTGGCGGTTTAGATAATGCCAAGCAAAATATTGATGCGTGGTGGCCTTTGGTTGAAAGTGGTATAGAAGCCATTGTCATGACTGCATCTGGTTGTGGTGTGATGGTGAAGGACTATGGACATCTATTTGCAAATGATCCTATCTATGCAGCCAAAGCGAAAAAGATTTCAGATCTGACCAAGGATATTTCTGAAATACTGCCTTCCTTGCAAAATGAGCTGGTGCAGCTAGTAGGCACAGATCCAAAACCAGGTGTTGTTTATCACCCACCTTGCACCTTGCAACACGGCCAACAAATTCGCGGCAAGGTTGAGGGATTACTTTCCAGCATTGGTATTGGTGTGCGTTTATGTGCCGACAGCCATCTTTGCTGCGGATCTGCGGGCACTTATTCAGTGACTCAACCAGAACTCTCTGAGCAACTTCGTAAAAACAAGTTAACCCACTTAAATGCTGCCTGCGAGGAATCTGGTGCAGAGATCATTGTTTCTGGAAACATTGGCTGCATCACCCATCTACAGCAAGAAGACACCCCCGTAGTGCATTGGATTGAAATCGTAGATCAATTGCTTAGCAAATCTTCTAAGGCCTCATGAATTCCATTGTTGTCAATCTGATGCAAGTCAGAGCGCGGATTGAGCTTGCTGCATTAGCCGCAAAACGTGAGCCCGAAGAAATAGAGCTTCTGGCGGTTAGTAAAACTTTTCCGTCCTCGGCCGTTGAAGAAGCCATGCATGCCGGTCAATCCGCCTTTGGTGAAAACTACGTGCAAGAGGCGGTTGAAAAAATTGAGAAGTTAGCCAAATTGCGCCCTTGGTTGACCTGGCATTTCATTGGCCCTTTGCAGGGCAATAAAACCAGGGAAGTAGCGCAACACTTCGATTGGGTTCATAGCCTGGACCGCCTCAAAATTGCAGAGCGCCTATCCGCTCAACGCGGCGAGTTTCCAGATTTACCGCCATTGATGGTTTGCGTACAAATCAATGTCAGCGAGGAAGAGAGCAAAAGCGGTATTTCCCTGGTTGAAGTTGAAGAGCTCTGTAACGCCATTACCTCCTTGCCAAACTTAGTGCTGCGGGGCTTGATGGCTATTCCCGCACCTCATCCAGACCCTGTCTTGCAACGCCAAGCTTTTGCAGCTGTACAAGATTGTTTCAAGCGCATACAAGCCAGCCATTTCACTGAGCTTGGCTACCAGTTCTTTGACACACTTTCGATGGGTATGTCTGATGATTTAGAGGCTGCTATCGCCGAAGGCAGCACTATAGTGCGTGTTGGCACGGCCATTTTTGGGAAGCGCGATAAGATTAGCAAATGAGCACAAACAAAATCGCACAAAACAATAGCAATGCCCACATCACCTTTGTTGGTGGTGGCAATATGGGGCGCGCACTCATCAGCGGCCTTCTTGCCAGTGGATTCGAACCCAATCAAATCTCTGTTGTAGAAACTAATGCTGCAACCGCCCTAAAGTTACATGAAGATTTTGGTGTTCAAGGCATTGGCGCTCTGGAGCAAATCGCTTTTGAATTCTCTAAAAATAATGTGCTTGTCATGGCGATCAAACCCCAAGACTTCAATGTCGTTGCCAAAGGTTTGGCAACTAAACTTAAGCATGCTAGCGCTCCCGGCCCGCTCATTCTGAGCATCGCTGCCGGCATTCGCCTAAAAGATATGAGTCGCTGGCTTGATCACACGCGCTGTGTGCGCGCTATGCCCAATACTCCAGCCTTAATTGGCAAAGGGATTACCGGTCTTTTTGCAGATGCTGCTGTAGATCAATCTGATCGTACCTTAGCTGAAACTATTTGTAATGCGGTAGGCCAAACCGTTTGGGTAAAAGAAGAAAAATTGATGGATGCAGTAACTGCTGTTTCTGGTAGTGGCCCAGCCTATGTCTTTGCATTTTTAGAAGCCATGCAATCTGCTGGAGAGAAGCTCGGTCTTGACTCAGAGACAGCGCGCAAGCTGGCTTATGCCACTCTTGAAGGCGCTACACAGCTCGCCCATAACTCTGATGAGCATGCTGGTGTTCTCCGCGAAAGAGTTACTTCCAAAGGTGGAACCACTGCTGCTGCTCTAG
This is a stretch of genomic DNA from Polynucleobacter sp. JS-JIR-II-b4. It encodes these proteins:
- the proC gene encoding pyrroline-5-carboxylate reductase; translated protein: MSTNKIAQNNSNAHITFVGGGNMGRALISGLLASGFEPNQISVVETNAATALKLHEDFGVQGIGALEQIAFEFSKNNVLVMAIKPQDFNVVAKGLATKLKHASAPGPLILSIAAGIRLKDMSRWLDHTRCVRAMPNTPALIGKGITGLFADAAVDQSDRTLAETICNAVGQTVWVKEEKLMDAVTAVSGSGPAYVFAFLEAMQSAGEKLGLDSETARKLAYATLEGATQLAHNSDEHAGVLRERVTSKGGTTAAALDVMKQQGWHEILEKAIDAASQRGKTMGDELGQS
- the glcF gene encoding glycolate oxidase subunit GlcF, encoding MQTQLAPQFANTPEGIEAARILGKCVHCGFCTATCPTYQILGDELDGPRGRIYLIKQIAEGQAPTEKTRLHLDRCLTCRNCESTCPSGVQYGNLIDIGRKWAEDNTPERPIGQRLTRWALKEGLTKPALFNTAMTLGRLVRPLMPSGIKRKIPLTVNKALANSTDAYARPTAAHQRKMVLLEGCVQPGMLPNINSATARVLNALKIQMISAPNATCCGALRYHLNDQAGGLDNAKQNIDAWWPLVESGIEAIVMTASGCGVMVKDYGHLFANDPIYAAKAKKISDLTKDISEILPSLQNELVQLVGTDPKPGVVYHPPCTLQHGQQIRGKVEGLLSSIGIGVRLCADSHLCCGSAGTYSVTQPELSEQLRKNKLTHLNAACEESGAEIIVSGNIGCITHLQQEDTPVVHWIEIVDQLLSKSSKAS
- a CDS encoding YggS family pyridoxal phosphate-dependent enzyme, with protein sequence MNSIVVNLMQVRARIELAALAAKREPEEIELLAVSKTFPSSAVEEAMHAGQSAFGENYVQEAVEKIEKLAKLRPWLTWHFIGPLQGNKTREVAQHFDWVHSLDRLKIAERLSAQRGEFPDLPPLMVCVQINVSEEESKSGISLVEVEELCNAITSLPNLVLRGLMAIPAPHPDPVLQRQAFAAVQDCFKRIQASHFTELGYQFFDTLSMGMSDDLEAAIAEGSTIVRVGTAIFGKRDKISK
- the glcE gene encoding glycolate oxidase subunit GlcE, with product MSHSDPKINAFREQILNAAKNKTPLSIEGGGTKSWYGNPNGYTKLDTRGYSGILEYQPEELVITACAGTPLKEIEAALKEKNQVLAFEPPHFGENATFGGAIAAGLAGPGRITVGNFRDFVLGARIIDGKGQDLSFGGKVMKNVAGYDVSRLLPGSLGTLALLLEASVKVLPKPAATATLRCQISQEKALKILNEWAGQPLPLSASCWIGSSKGGDGELTFRLAGAAAAVKAAIPLMSSLVMATELNPEAAEHFWNDLREQKLSAFANLGADQTLYRLALPAASGPITISGASDGIVLEWHGQQRWITAPGNEATFKAIKAIANSHGGHATRFRQGANVDPSNQRFTLLSEQTHSFALEAVQERLRSAFDPAGVFATKRLP